One Watersipora subatra chromosome 4, tzWatSuba1.1, whole genome shotgun sequence genomic window carries:
- the LOC137394205 gene encoding enolase-phosphatase E1-like, with protein MGNSRSSHNFSSSRSASLSDLPYKLASTSYNSKKSMLPGLNASSQPRENKLSTRSSSVSSLNDKTKLDSSSVTEKPAAVKRTSTIAVTRQRPPSSQPTPRQYPDSKPLGPRQFNNDYLQSDVKKLFKSTDKRYSQALIQNADDADDTLEGLDAKLAILKKQRSQEDVVDAVQVKKSRKSKKAPLLPLQVTNPDPKNKISSSENGADANHNTGSENFNNNKNSSSPKKGSMNEIKKPAGMARKRSAAPAPPKSTLKSAVSPPTKSPSNANGNFEHPNDFPNGIRASQPVSITVEETVEKNDKEKTVRETPLSSDPGKQSDPLSDEFTAVENALTHKQEVSPSLLIVTIKDETTTQSFPNNTESIEPSVQKTIIEREMFSSTKVSSNRKQSRAPPAPTTTLSELGSHKATKNSDQVLGIRLADEDTFTKALIAESTTAVEIKTEDGGISPVDIAVQCDQSLLAEEQQNGDQTGNIQKPSIKENAKKDCAAKSDESLPDNSTTSDEIKTICITKPIEIAKGKTDDALPPLTDKEQETTDLLEAERVYSHSTVDDKWGDKEKLVDETAPLPEVVQPKVENNTQNGADITQQSVDSAETEQDTIINVKTDAEEMLVDTVHHSTTDVEITDQPNCPTPQSYLNEQKRTTEADVSNEILKTDRSLLTKQPTEASDGVNIPKLQSKVEATTVEVSKHLPSPTSIDCHEFNLIPAVPSQDPVPDTHESSPKHVENSPHLKTENFHLNSSAQLQHLAPDSHDLSLKSFEQSQDLVGDPTKSASPSVTLHSSSNIFVPDVTDHSKETKKHKSKYTGIFRITKTMRRFMSSVGKPSKTHNEPEDVPVDEEVKFSTDNWVLADGNRKPTPRKEYKPTWCDEDAQNKIDLQEQPTTEADQKTTEKAELTVQPIDTELPKNNDQPYPNENWTLGNKEAVHTSPDDRKPEPNQQQEFLQVISSAPVVQQMNEFGNLQECAKDTRVELSHAEPDVRVKQIEFTETKLSLLDVPSSINKDQLVSDEDDQPEVVRDDIKPDSNIDGANMETPGKR; from the exons ATGGGTAACAGTCGAAGCTCTCACAATTTCTCTTCCTCTCGCAGTGCCTCTCTGAGTGATCTTCCTTACAAACTAGCTTCAACAAGCTATAATTCCAAAAAAAGCATGTTGCCCGGTTTGAACGCTTCTTCCCAGCCACGAGAAAATAAGCTATCAACTCGTTCATCAAGTGTAAGCTCCTTAAATGATAAAACTAAGCTAGACTCATCTAGCGTTACTGAAAAACCTGCGGCTGTAAAAAGAACATCAACCATTGCGGTGACAAGACAGCGACCACCATCTAGTCAACCCACGCCCCGACAATATCCTGACTCTAAACCTTTGGGGCCTCGGCAATTCAATAATGACTATTTGCAGTCGGACGTTAAGAAGCTTTTTAAATCTACTGACAAAAGATATTCTCAAGCACTGATACAGAATGCAGATGATGCAGATGACACGCTTGAAGGTTTAGATGCAAAGTTGGCAATCCTTAAAAAGCAGCGGTCCCAAGAAGATGTTGTTGATGCTGTTCAAGTTAAGAAAAGCAGAAAATCTAAAAAAGCTCCATTACTACCACTTCAAGTCACTAACCCAGATCCAAAGAATAAAATCTCTAGCAGCGAGAATGGAGCAGATGCTAATCATAATACAGGCAGCGAGaacttcaacaacaataaaaacagTAGTAGTCCAAAAAAGGGTTCgatgaatgaaataaaaaaacctGCGGGAATGGCAAGAAAAAGGTCAGCTGCTCCAGCTCCTCCAAAATCAACTTTGAAGTCAGCAGTATCTCCACCAACAAAATCACCAAGCAACGCAAATGGCAACTTTGAACATCCAAACGATTTCCCAAATGGGATACGAGCAAGCCAACCAGTTTCTATCACTGTGGAAGAAACTGTAGAAAAAAACGACAAAGAGAAAACGGTTAGAGAAACCCCTTTGAGCAGTGATCCTGGAAAACAGTCAGACCCGCTCTCAGATGAGTTTACTGCGGTAGAGAATGCACTAACTCACAAACAAGAAGTATCACCCAGTCTTTTGATAGTAACCATAAAAGATGAAACTACTACCCAAAGTTTTCCTAATAATACAGAAAGTATAGAACCAAGTGTACAAAAGACGATAATAGAGCGTGAAATGTTCAGCTCAACAAAGGTCAGCAGCAACAGAAAGCAGAGCCGAGCTCCTCCAGCTCCAACTACAACTTTGTCAGAATTGGGCAGCCATAAAGCAACCAAAAACTCGGACCAAGTTCTAGGAATCCGTCTGGCAGATGAGGATACGTTCACAAAAGCTCTGATAGCAGAAAGTACTACAGCAGTAGAAATAAAAACAGAAGATGGTGGCATCTCACCTGTTGACATTGCAGTCCAGTGTGACCAATCATTGTTAGCTGAAGAACAACAGAACGGCGATCAAACAGGAAACATTCAAAAGCCTTCAATTAAGGAGAATGCTAAGAAAGATTGTGCAGCAAAATCAGATGAATCTTTGCCAGATAACAGTACAACTAGCGATGAAATTAAGACGATTTGCATAACAAAACCCATAGAAATTGCTAAAGGCAAAACTGATGATGCTTTACCACCACTTACAGACAAGGAACAGGAAACTACGGACCTGTTGGAAGCAGAACGTGTTTACTCACATTCCACTGTTGATGATAAATGGGGTGATAAGGAAAAACTAGTGGATGAAACTGCACCACTTCCAGAAGTTGTACAGCCAAAAGTTGAAAATAATACACAAAATGGTGCTGATATAACTCAACAAAGTGTTGACAGTGCAGAAACTGAACAGGATACCATCATTAATGTTAAAACCGATGCTGAAGAGATGCTGGTAGATACCGTTCACCACAGCACAACTGATGTTGAAATAACTGACCAACCCAACTGCCCAACACCTCAGTCCTACCTAAATGAGCAAAAGAGAACGACTGAAGCAGACGTCTCTAATGAAATACTAAAAACTGACCGTTCACTTCTCACAAAGCAGCCAACAGAAGCTTCTGATGGTGTAAACATTCCTAAATTACAAAGCAAAGTTGAGGCAACGACAGTTGAGGTCTCAAAGCATCTGCCAAGTCCTACTAGCATAGATTGCCATGAGTTCAACCTAATACCAGCTGTACCATCTCAAGACCCTGTACCAGATACCCATGAGAGCAGTCCGAAACATGTAGAAAACTCTCCACACcttaaaacagaaaattttcACCTAAACTCATCTGCGCAATTGCAACATCTTGCACCAGACTCCCATGATCTCAGCCTCAAATCTTTTGAACAATCTCAAGATCTTGTAGGAGACCCTACTAAGAGTGCCTCACCGTCTGTGACTCTACACTCAAGTTCAAACATATTTGTTCCAGATGTAACAGATCACAGTAAAGAAACCAAGAAACATAAAAGCAAATACACTGGCATATTTCGTATTACTAAAACCATGAGAAGGTTTATGTCATCAGTTGGTAAGCCATCTAAGACCCACAATGAACCAGAAGATGTGCCTGTAGATGAAGAAGTGAAATTTTCGACTGATAATTGGGTGCTCGCAGATGGGAACAGGAAACCAACGCCGCGAAAAGAATACAAGCCAACATGGTGTGATGAAGATgcacaaaataaaattgatcTTCAAGAACAGCCCACCACAGAAGCCGATcaaaaaacaactgaaaaagCTGAATTGACTGTACAACCAATAGATACTGAGTTGCCTAAAAATAATGATCAGCCATACCCAAATGAAAACTGGACACTTGGCAACAAGGAGGCAGTTCATACTTCACCAGACGATCGGAAACCTGAACCAAATCAGCAACAAGAATTCTTACAAGtaataagctcagcaccagtaGTGCAACAAATGAATGAGTTCGGGAATTTACAAGAATGTGCTAAGGATACTAGAGTGGAGTTGAGCCACGCAGAACCAGATGTAAGGGTCAAGCAAATAGAATTTACCGAGACCAAATTGAGTCTTCTCGATGTGCCGAGTAGCATCAACAAGGATCAGTTAGTAAGTGACGAAGATGATCAACCCGAGGTTGTTAGAGATGACATAAAACCTGATTCAAATATTGATGGTGCTAACATGGAAACTCCTG GAAAGAGGTAA